In Massilia forsythiae, one DNA window encodes the following:
- a CDS encoding ATP-binding protein, with amino-acid sequence MALKPWREIAVPHEDVLKGTFQQAEFAADLSRVHQGTATAEYQDAELFFQRTYITEGMRLLLDSVVKRLAGRGGDPVVQLQTAFGGGKTHTLLAVYHLARGDTPATKLQGVPPILNAAEITELPKARVAVLDGVELLGLASKPRLRDGVAVKTLWGELAWQLGGAEAYGLVKEADESGTAPGKGELTALLSAQAPCIVLVDELVRYVSQFEEGRSLSGGTYDTQISFVQALTEAFKAVPNAILLASLPFSDREAGSQQGVKALRMLEHWFGRVQALWKPVATEEAFEIVRRRLFAKVSDPLAADEVCKAYADLYAGNAGDFPIGTQEAKYLERLEQSYPIHPEVFDRLYEDWSSLDNFQRTRGVLKLMAKVIHRLWTSGNNDLMIQPGSLPLFDPDTRNEAIYYLAPGWDPVLERDIDGDRAETTEMDNAKPLFGAIHACRRLARTVFLGSAPDAGVVGGAKHHRGVELERVLLGAAQPGQVVGHYRDGARALVDRLQYLNSANGRFWFDVRPNLRREMEDRKRRFDLKDHVYPFIKDKLRFANGVFGGVHVFTPSADVPDDWSLRLVVLPPTATFARAAQSPAIDAASSVLKARGELPRQKQNRLIFLAPDADSVPRLKDQVTSVLAWSSIVADVKDDRLNLDQHQSKLASQSLELATEAMGRMVRETYKWLLVPSQEARLGKGVGDVQWDHFQVNPSAINRTEEIEKILREHELLIAEWAPVHLSKMLHAWFWKDAPAVGALDVWQKTCCYLYLPRLRDSETYRAAINAGVHSRDFFGIAYGIEDDRYQGFHFGERAIAILDETLLLIQPAIASGFAAQLDEEDAARRARLEEKTPRLTGDGPQGQSQGDEGGEETKPVGKGADASESSKPSASAPAVKKTSFFGSAELDPVKAKLQFSDIAEEVLMLFTQKPGVKVKVSIEIEASAPDGFDDHTVRAVLENCDQLKVTKRSFD; translated from the coding sequence ATGGCGCTTAAGCCTTGGCGAGAAATAGCCGTTCCGCACGAAGATGTTTTGAAGGGAACGTTCCAGCAAGCGGAGTTCGCGGCGGATCTTTCCCGCGTTCACCAAGGCACCGCGACGGCCGAATACCAAGACGCGGAGCTGTTCTTCCAACGCACATACATCACTGAGGGCATGCGGCTGTTGCTGGACTCCGTGGTGAAGCGCTTGGCCGGACGCGGAGGCGATCCGGTCGTGCAGCTCCAAACCGCTTTTGGAGGCGGCAAGACCCATACGCTGCTGGCGGTCTATCACCTCGCGCGGGGGGATACGCCTGCCACCAAGCTGCAGGGGGTTCCCCCCATCCTCAACGCGGCGGAGATTACGGAGCTGCCCAAGGCGCGTGTAGCGGTCCTCGATGGCGTCGAACTCTTGGGCTTGGCCAGCAAGCCCCGCCTGCGTGACGGAGTCGCGGTCAAAACGCTCTGGGGCGAGCTAGCGTGGCAGCTCGGCGGAGCGGAAGCCTACGGGTTGGTCAAGGAGGCCGACGAGAGTGGCACGGCCCCGGGCAAGGGCGAGTTGACCGCTTTGTTGTCGGCGCAGGCTCCGTGCATTGTGCTTGTCGATGAGTTGGTGCGCTACGTCTCTCAGTTCGAGGAGGGCAGGTCGCTCTCAGGCGGCACCTACGACACCCAGATCTCATTCGTTCAAGCGTTGACTGAGGCTTTCAAGGCTGTGCCCAATGCGATTTTGTTAGCATCGCTTCCATTTTCGGATCGCGAGGCGGGAAGTCAGCAGGGCGTGAAAGCTTTGCGGATGTTGGAGCATTGGTTTGGCCGCGTCCAAGCTCTCTGGAAGCCGGTGGCGACCGAGGAGGCATTTGAGATTGTGCGCCGGCGGCTTTTCGCCAAGGTGAGCGATCCGTTGGCCGCCGACGAGGTGTGCAAAGCGTATGCGGATCTCTATGCTGGGAACGCCGGCGATTTCCCCATCGGGACGCAAGAGGCGAAATATCTGGAGAGGCTGGAGCAATCCTATCCTATCCATCCTGAAGTCTTCGACCGCCTTTACGAAGACTGGTCGTCCCTTGACAATTTCCAGCGCACGCGCGGCGTGTTGAAGCTGATGGCGAAAGTAATCCACAGGCTTTGGACCTCGGGAAACAATGACTTGATGATCCAGCCGGGCTCCCTTCCGCTCTTTGATCCCGACACTCGCAACGAGGCGATTTACTACTTGGCGCCGGGTTGGGATCCAGTTCTCGAGCGCGACATTGACGGGGACCGGGCCGAAACCACGGAGATGGACAACGCGAAACCCTTGTTCGGAGCCATCCACGCCTGCCGGCGCCTCGCCCGGACAGTGTTCTTGGGCTCCGCTCCCGACGCGGGTGTAGTTGGTGGAGCCAAGCACCATCGCGGCGTCGAGCTCGAGCGCGTCTTGCTTGGCGCGGCCCAGCCCGGGCAAGTTGTTGGGCACTACCGGGATGGGGCGCGGGCGTTGGTCGATCGGTTGCAATACTTGAACAGCGCGAATGGTCGCTTCTGGTTCGACGTCCGTCCGAATCTGCGGCGCGAAATGGAGGACCGCAAGCGGCGCTTCGACCTCAAAGATCACGTCTACCCGTTCATCAAGGACAAGCTGCGCTTCGCGAACGGCGTGTTTGGGGGCGTCCACGTGTTCACACCGTCCGCCGACGTGCCCGACGACTGGTCGTTGCGGCTGGTGGTGTTGCCGCCAACGGCCACTTTCGCTCGCGCGGCCCAGTCCCCTGCGATTGACGCAGCGTCCTCCGTGCTGAAGGCGCGCGGCGAACTGCCGCGGCAGAAACAAAATAGGCTGATATTCCTGGCTCCTGACGCGGACAGCGTTCCACGTTTGAAAGACCAAGTCACTTCGGTGCTGGCTTGGTCCTCCATCGTCGCCGACGTCAAGGACGACCGGCTCAATTTGGACCAGCATCAGAGCAAGCTCGCCTCTCAAAGCTTGGAGCTGGCCACAGAGGCGATGGGCCGAATGGTGCGCGAGACCTACAAATGGCTTTTGGTTCCCTCGCAAGAGGCGAGGCTGGGCAAAGGGGTAGGAGACGTTCAGTGGGACCATTTCCAAGTCAACCCATCGGCAATCAACCGCACGGAAGAGATTGAGAAAATCCTTAGGGAGCACGAGTTGCTCATCGCCGAGTGGGCCCCAGTCCATCTTTCAAAAATGTTGCACGCGTGGTTCTGGAAGGATGCCCCTGCAGTGGGCGCTCTCGATGTGTGGCAGAAAACTTGCTGTTATCTGTATCTTCCACGCTTGCGCGATTCGGAAACCTACCGAGCGGCGATCAACGCGGGCGTGCATTCAAGAGATTTCTTTGGCATAGCGTATGGCATCGAGGACGACCGATATCAAGGCTTCCACTTTGGCGAGCGTGCCATCGCGATTCTTGACGAGACTCTTTTGCTCATCCAGCCGGCCATAGCGTCCGGGTTTGCGGCCCAACTGGATGAGGAAGACGCGGCTAGGCGGGCTCGCTTGGAAGAGAAGACGCCTCGCTTGACAGGAGACGGACCGCAAGGGCAGTCGCAAGGCGATGAGGGAGGCGAGGAGACGAAACCTGTTGGAAAAGGCGCAGACGCTTCGGAGAGCTCCAAGCCTTCGGCCAGCGCGCCAGCAGTCAAAAAGACGTCGTTTTTTGGTTCGGCCGAGCTTGACCCGGTGAAGGCCAAGCTGCAGTTTTCGGACATCGCGGAAGAGGTGCTGATGCTCTTCACGCAAAAGCCAGGCGTAAAGGTGAAGGTGTCCATCGAGATCGAAGCCTCGGCGCCAGATGGCTTCGACGACCACACTGTGCGCGCTGTGTTGGAAAACTGCGATCAATTGAAGGTGACGAAGCGCTCATTTGATTGA